One stretch of Cyclopterus lumpus isolate fCycLum1 chromosome 10, fCycLum1.pri, whole genome shotgun sequence DNA includes these proteins:
- the mmgt1 gene encoding membrane magnesium transporter 1: MASSFWKGVVGIGLFALAHAAFSAAQHRSYMRLTEKENETLPIDIVLQTLLSFVMTCYGIVHIAGEFKDMDASSELKNKTFDTLRNHPSFYLFNHRGRVLFRSPEEPSSAHNQQANPNPIRLRKLEHLH; this comes from the exons ATGGCCTCGTCCTTTTGGAAAGGTGTTGTCGGCATCGGTCTTTTTGCCTTAGCCCATGCAGCTTTCTCAGCAGCACAGC ATCGATCATACATGCGACTCACAGAGAAGGAAAACGAGACGCTACCAATTGAT attgtattacagaccttattatCATTTGTGATGACCTGCTATGGTATCGTTCACATTGCTGGAGAGTTCAAAGACATGGACGCCTCCTCAGAGCTCAAGAACAA aacaTTTGATACACTGAGGAACCACCCGTCCTTTTACCTCTTCAACCACCGGGGCCGGGTGCTATTCCGCTCGCCGGAGGAGCCCTCCTCTGCGCACAACCAGCAAGCTAATCCCAACCCCATACGGCTACGCAAGCTGGAGCACTTGCACTGA
- the pfdn6 gene encoding prefoldin subunit 6, translating into MAEAIQKKLKAEVEKYSQMQKDVSKSMSARQKLETQLAENNIVKEELDLLDTTNTVYKLIGPVLVKQDLDEAKATVTKRLEYINGEIQRYETLLKDMEKKSDNHRELLSSLQQEYQRAQGLAVGKV; encoded by the exons ATGGCAGAGGCCATTCAAAAGAAATTGAAAGCGGAAGTAGAAAAATATTCTCAGATGCAGAAAG ATGTTAGCAAGAGCATGTCAGCCAGACAGAAGCTGGAAACGCAACTGGCAGAGAACAATATTGTCAAAGAG gAGCTTGACCTGCTGGACACTACAAACACAGTGTATAAGCTTATTGGCCCAGTATTAGTGAAGCAAGACCTGGATGAGGCCAAAGCCACCGTCACCAAAAGGCTGGAGTACATCAACGGAGAGAT TCAAAGGTATGAGACTCTCCTGAAAGACATGGAAAAGAAATCCGATAATCATCGAGAACTCTTGTCCAGTTTGCAGCAGGAGTATCAGAGAGCTCAGGGCCTGGCTGTTGGCAAAGTCTGA
- the her11 gene encoding hairy-related 11 has product MTRKLQSTTLEDGRSRKRVLKPVVEKKRRDRINQSLAELRSLLLNHTSDPRLQNPKIEKAEILDLAVEYVQKWTDGRTLRKDCSHMKTHAPVVSLHRPESNAPTLFTIESAGFQQCVAQLASYMHKITPAQRSGLIEGLKHHTESQQPNKPDFNHRVTDTEVAKGPHGISADVICTSERKGESPKFPSHSPFQPLSCSTPFHDYLSPPPSPWLSPSFSTYATSSPFPSFASHFPFPPSLSPLSSNTSFFSFSPTASHSGPPALHCPPLLTLRSPPHPAPREGSSPNSSSTMWRPWF; this is encoded by the exons ATGACCAGGAAACTACAAAGCACAACTCTGGAGGATGGCAGGAGTAGAAAGAGG GTTCTCAAACCAGTGgtggaaaagaagagaagagaccgAATCAATCAAAGTCTGGCTGAACTGAGAAGTTTGCTGTTGAACCACACGTCTGATCCA CGGCTTCAGAATCCTAAGATAGAGAAAGCAGAGATTCTCGACTTGGCTGTGGAATATGTTCAGAAGTGGACAGATGGGAGGACACTCAGAAAGG actgcaGTCACATGAAGACTCATGCTCCTGTGGTAAGCCTTCATCGCCCAGAGTCCAACGCTCCCACTCTCTTCACCATTGAGAGTGCAGGTTTTCAGCAATGTGTGGCCCAGCTGGCCAGCTACATGCACAAAATAACACCAGCACAGAGAAGCGGCCTCATCGAGGGGCTGAAACATCACACAGAGAGCCAGCAGCCAAACAAACCAGACTTCAACCACAGGGTGACGGACACCGAGGTGGCCAAAGGGCCACATGGAATATCTGCGGATGTCATTTGCACATCTGAGAGGAAAGGGGAGTCTCCAAAGTTTCCATCTCACTCCCCCTTTCAGCCCCTCTCTTGCTCCACACCGTTCCACGACTACCtgtcccctcctccctctccctggcTCTCCCCTTCTTTCTCCACTTATGCCACCTCTTCTCCTTTCCCGTCATTTGCCTCTCACTTCCCGTTCCCCCCCAGCCTGTCACCTCTGTCTTCCAAcacctccttcttcagtttctcGCCCACGGCCTCTCACTCGGGCCCTCCTGCCCTCCACTGCCCCCCTCTCCTCACACTGAGATCCCCTCCACACCCTGCACCGAGGGAGGGGTCATCACCAAATTCCTCTTCAACCATGTGGAGACCTTGGTTTTGA
- the her5 gene encoding hairy-related 5 → MKALTPKEMYGLRSTKRVPKPMMEKRRRERINQSLETLRLLMLDNTHNEKLKNPKVEKAEILESVVKFLETGKEDEKNPRSTSVGQRPNVARQHSFHDGMRSCLLRVSHFIANKSKELESTDEHAVQASLALAEPQTHPSSPGHIHMAQDPLSPQHQAHNHCQSGISHPYLTQRTGLHCDTRELLSSTAACTHITDPVWRPWPQ, encoded by the exons ATGAAAGCTTTAACTCCCAAAGAGATGTACGGCCTGAGGAGCACGAAGAGG GTCCCTAAACCTATGATGGAGAAGCGCAGGCGGGAGCGGATCAACCAAAGTCTGGAGACATTGCGTCTTCTGATGCTGGACAACACCCACAATGAG AAACTGAAAAATCCGAAAGTGGAGAAGGCAGAGATCCTGGAGAGTGTGGTCAAGTTCCTGGAGACGGggaaggaggacgagaagaatCCCCGGTCGACGTCCGTGGGGCAGAGGCCGAACGTCGCCCGCCAGCACAGCTTCCATGACGGCATGAGGTCCTGTCTGCTGCGGGTCAGCCACTTCATCGCCAACAAGAGCAAGGAGCTGGAGAGCACCGATGAGCATGCCGTTCAGGCTTCTCTTGCGCTTGCCGAGCCCCAGACGCACCCGTCATCTCCCGGACACATCCACATGGCACAGGACCCTCTGTCTCCTCAGCACCAGGCCCACAACCACTGCCAGAGCGGGATCTCGCACCCGTACCTCACCCAGAGGACTGGCCTCCACTGTGACACCAGGGAGCTGCTCTCCTCCACCGCAGCCTGCACACACATCACAGACCCGGTGTGGAGGCCCTGGCCTCAGTGA